The following proteins are encoded in a genomic region of Spirosoma sp. SC4-14:
- a CDS encoding tetratricopeptide repeat protein: MIRMRLFLLLITLFVTLLSCGNDDRQVAHIPDFPKPGDSSRAEGALRALTRAINQSSPTSAYAKRAAILLAMGRIREALDDIDEAISRNDNIGSYYLTRAQVLRALQQPEKALVNAQRAEILGVDTPELYTLQSDLLQQQNQFSKAQLYIAKALQMAPYDGEAYFFKGLMTAKLGDTTQALALYQQSLRLKPRFLETYNQLASIYRTLGDRNAALTYNEQALRYFPDNARLQYSRGLIYHTAGELDSAMACYQHTLKIQPNYYQAYFQIGLINQTYRNFYTALANYQRVQQLRPQFPRIDTYIGYCHEQMGQYDLAIEAYTKATKLNATDQQAAAGLWRSQRRQYSQNSLFLPNTPNEPLTPAPSRATLDTSRVRVLTIKPKAPISTGTGDSLRRTIKPIGQN, encoded by the coding sequence ATGATACGCATGCGTCTGTTTTTGCTTCTTATAACCCTGTTCGTTACGCTTCTGTCCTGTGGTAACGACGACCGGCAGGTCGCTCATATTCCCGACTTCCCCAAGCCGGGCGATAGCAGCCGTGCCGAAGGAGCGTTACGCGCACTAACCAGGGCCATCAACCAGTCGTCGCCCACATCGGCCTATGCCAAACGGGCTGCTATTTTATTAGCTATGGGCCGCATTCGCGAAGCCCTCGACGATATTGATGAAGCAATCAGCCGTAACGATAACATTGGCTCCTATTACCTGACTCGTGCTCAGGTGTTACGGGCTTTACAACAGCCTGAAAAAGCGTTGGTTAATGCGCAGCGCGCTGAAATTCTGGGCGTCGATACACCGGAGCTCTATACCCTTCAGAGCGATTTACTCCAACAGCAGAATCAGTTCAGCAAAGCACAGCTATACATAGCAAAAGCCCTGCAAATGGCACCCTACGATGGAGAAGCTTATTTTTTTAAAGGACTGATGACCGCTAAACTGGGCGATACCACACAGGCATTGGCATTATATCAGCAGTCGCTCCGGTTAAAACCTCGTTTTCTGGAAACCTACAATCAATTGGCCTCCATTTATCGGACCCTGGGCGACCGTAATGCCGCACTGACTTATAATGAGCAGGCGCTCCGTTATTTTCCTGATAATGCCCGGTTGCAGTATAGTCGTGGATTAATCTATCATACCGCCGGTGAACTCGATAGCGCTATGGCCTGTTATCAACATACACTAAAGATACAGCCAAACTATTATCAGGCTTATTTCCAGATTGGATTGATAAATCAGACCTATCGAAATTTTTATACCGCGCTGGCCAATTACCAGCGCGTGCAGCAGCTTCGGCCACAATTTCCCCGTATCGATACCTATATTGGCTACTGCCACGAGCAGATGGGGCAATATGACCTGGCAATTGAGGCTTATACGAAAGCAACGAAGCTAAACGCAACCGATCAGCAGGCTGCTGCAGGATTATGGCGCTCGCAACGTAGGCAGTACTCACAAAACTCCTTATTTTTGCCGAATACGCCTAATGAACCGTTAACCCCTGCGCCAAGTCGTGCTACACTGGATACCAGCCGGGTCCGTGTGCTGACAATCAAGCCCAAAGCGCCGATAAGTACGGGCACTGGCGATTCACTCCGGCGAACGATTAAACCGATTGGACAAAATTAA
- a CDS encoding class I SAM-dependent methyltransferase, translated as MDTIQLITPAPWTDYELIDSGNFQKLERFGQYVLARPEPQAIWDKSLSDADWERRAHAVFRRDRQSPERGDWQTRPDMHDPWFVQFQQGGLSLKFKLALTTFKHVGLFPEQADNWIYIHNKVKALSAQAGRPRILNLFAYTGGASLAARQAGADITHVDAVKPVINWARENMDHSELDNIRWIVEDAVKFVRREVRRGNQYQGIILDPPAYGRGPDGEKWVLEENLNDLLKSCADLLDRDNYFFIINLYSLGFSSILLDNLIGQRFGHVPNPEWGELVMNDNFRKRLPLGVFYRFASV; from the coding sequence ATGGATACCATTCAACTGATTACCCCGGCCCCCTGGACAGATTATGAATTAATCGACTCCGGCAATTTTCAGAAGCTGGAGCGGTTTGGTCAATATGTGCTGGCTCGACCTGAGCCGCAGGCGATCTGGGATAAATCACTGTCGGACGCGGATTGGGAGCGACGTGCGCATGCGGTCTTTCGACGCGATCGGCAGTCGCCCGAACGGGGCGACTGGCAAACCCGGCCCGATATGCATGACCCCTGGTTTGTTCAATTTCAACAGGGCGGCTTGTCGCTAAAGTTTAAGCTGGCCTTAACCACCTTTAAGCATGTAGGACTGTTTCCGGAACAAGCCGACAACTGGATTTATATTCACAACAAAGTGAAAGCGCTTTCAGCTCAGGCTGGGCGACCACGAATACTGAACCTGTTTGCCTACACAGGCGGGGCGTCGCTGGCCGCCCGACAGGCCGGAGCCGACATTACGCATGTCGATGCCGTTAAGCCCGTTATTAACTGGGCGCGCGAAAATATGGATCATAGCGAACTCGATAATATTCGCTGGATAGTTGAAGACGCCGTTAAATTTGTCCGTCGTGAAGTACGACGTGGGAATCAATACCAGGGCATCATTCTGGACCCTCCCGCCTATGGGCGTGGGCCGGATGGCGAGAAATGGGTGCTGGAAGAGAACCTCAACGACCTGCTAAAATCGTGTGCCGATCTGCTTGATCGTGACAATTATTTCTTTATTATCAATCTATATTCACTGGGATTCTCGTCAATTCTGCTCGATAACCTGATTGGGCAGCGCTTTGGTCATGTGCCGAATCCAGAATGGGGCGAACTGGTGATGAACGATAATTTCCGCAAACGACTGCCTCTTGGTGTCTTTTATCGGTTCGCATCCGTCTGA
- a CDS encoding EVE domain-containing protein, whose protein sequence is MNYWLVKSEPDTYGWHHFLEQGRAIWDGVRNYQARNNLKAMQTGDQVLFYHSVTNPAVVGLARVIRESYQDPTVPADPRWVVVELEPVMAFEQPVSLSQIKAEPMLANMALIRQSRLSVMPVKPDEFELLLKMGQKSSEVF, encoded by the coding sequence TTGAACTACTGGCTTGTTAAGTCCGAACCCGACACCTACGGGTGGCATCATTTTCTAGAACAGGGCCGTGCCATATGGGATGGGGTCCGTAATTATCAGGCCCGTAATAACCTGAAGGCTATGCAAACTGGCGATCAGGTTCTGTTTTATCATAGTGTTACAAACCCCGCCGTTGTGGGGCTGGCCAGAGTTATTCGGGAAAGTTATCAGGACCCTACCGTTCCTGCCGATCCGCGCTGGGTAGTGGTTGAACTGGAACCCGTTATGGCTTTCGAGCAGCCAGTTTCACTGAGCCAGATCAAAGCCGAACCCATGCTGGCCAACATGGCTCTGATCAGACAATCCCGATTATCGGTCATGCCCGTTAAACCCGATGAATTTGAGTTGCTCCTTAAAATGGGGCAAAAAAGTAGTGAGGTTTTTTAG
- a CDS encoding DinB family protein — protein MVPNDELIRIIDLLNTTYESEEAWHGPSVVEALRGVTPDMAGRRISPNTHTIAELVFHMTSWRIFCVKKMQGDATFDITTPEKNFGALPDKIDDFEWEALEMELSLSQEELVNELDKRDDDEFLEDIVPGRDYTYYDMLHGIVNHDLYHTGQIMILKKALAFKSAGSRFDDDDEDEYGSHYGSSHEQDDYY, from the coding sequence ATGGTTCCAAACGACGAACTTATTCGGATCATCGATCTCCTCAATACAACTTATGAAAGCGAGGAGGCCTGGCACGGTCCATCGGTGGTTGAAGCGTTACGGGGAGTGACTCCCGATATGGCTGGCCGACGCATTTCGCCTAATACCCATACCATTGCAGAGCTGGTTTTCCATATGACGAGCTGGCGTATTTTCTGTGTGAAGAAAATGCAGGGCGATGCTACATTCGATATAACCACCCCCGAAAAAAACTTTGGCGCGCTGCCCGATAAAATTGACGACTTCGAATGGGAAGCCCTCGAAATGGAACTGAGCCTTAGCCAGGAGGAACTGGTAAATGAACTCGATAAGCGCGATGATGATGAATTTCTGGAAGATATTGTGCCCGGTCGTGACTATACTTATTACGATATGCTGCATGGTATTGTTAATCACGATTTGTATCATACCGGCCAAATCATGATCCTTAAAAAAGCACTGGCCTTTAAGAGTGCAGGCTCCCGTTTTGATGATGACGATGAAGACGAATATGGCTCACATTACGGAAGTAGTCATGAGCAGGATGATTATTATTGA
- a CDS encoding capsule assembly Wzi family protein, which yields MTVRQAVHVDYHDAPKTKLDSLRATNRVVDWGWHAEAVVNAGYNVQLLIPEAYVKVRIRSLELWGGRRREIVGLVDSTLTSGSYSVSGNALPMLKFQIAIPEFTPRNGLFAIKGFYAHGWFERDRFVQNTMLHQKALYVRIGRPSSRLKLYGGMNHQVMWGGTTTQLPGTRIKNNLLPSTFRDYIDVVAASSLSNRANVDTNRISQFDRENRIGNHLGTVDLGFEYTGHTFSIFAYRQNIYEDGSLFHLANIKDGLNGLRIRNLRPHTGQRLQIESVLFEYLYTENQGGSIFSDILKIHGRDNYFNHSQYQDGWSRYGMTIGTPFITPSADSRSDLPRYAFTNNNRVAVMHVGMAGHVLDFFSFQLKASYSQNLGTYEVPFQTPVHQFSGLFHVSAPVYILGGVTVNASLATDIGGLYPNCTGYYIGIKKDSQINKNRR from the coding sequence ATGACCGTACGACAGGCCGTTCATGTCGATTATCATGATGCCCCAAAAACAAAGTTAGATAGTTTACGGGCAACCAACCGGGTTGTTGACTGGGGATGGCACGCCGAAGCTGTTGTGAATGCAGGCTACAATGTTCAGTTACTCATCCCGGAAGCGTATGTAAAAGTTCGCATCCGATCGCTTGAACTATGGGGAGGCCGCCGTCGTGAAATTGTTGGTCTGGTCGATTCAACCCTCACTTCGGGCTCTTATAGTGTATCGGGCAATGCCTTGCCCATGCTGAAATTTCAGATAGCGATTCCGGAGTTTACTCCTCGCAATGGCTTGTTCGCCATAAAAGGGTTTTATGCTCATGGCTGGTTTGAACGGGACCGATTCGTACAGAATACAATGCTTCATCAAAAAGCGTTATATGTACGTATAGGCCGCCCCAGCTCACGGCTAAAACTATATGGAGGCATGAATCATCAGGTGATGTGGGGAGGAACTACTACTCAACTCCCGGGAACCCGCATCAAAAATAACCTGTTGCCGTCAACATTCCGGGACTATATCGATGTGGTAGCTGCCAGTTCGTTAAGCAACCGGGCTAATGTCGATACCAACCGGATCAGCCAGTTTGATCGCGAAAACCGTATTGGAAACCACCTGGGAACGGTTGATCTGGGATTTGAATACACGGGTCACACCTTCTCGATTTTTGCCTATCGGCAGAATATCTATGAAGATGGGTCTCTGTTCCACCTGGCGAATATAAAAGATGGCCTGAACGGATTACGTATTCGTAACCTTCGGCCACATACGGGCCAAAGGTTACAGATTGAATCTGTTTTATTCGAATACCTATATACGGAAAACCAGGGCGGTTCTATTTTTTCAGATATTCTCAAGATACATGGCCGCGATAACTATTTTAATCATTCGCAATATCAGGATGGCTGGTCGCGCTATGGAATGACAATTGGCACTCCTTTTATTACGCCTTCGGCAGATAGCCGTAGTGATTTACCCCGGTATGCATTTACGAATAACAACCGGGTGGCAGTTATGCATGTGGGTATGGCGGGCCACGTGCTGGATTTTTTCAGCTTTCAGCTAAAAGCATCCTACAGCCAAAATCTGGGCACCTACGAAGTGCCCTTTCAAACGCCGGTGCACCAGTTTTCGGGATTATTCCACGTTAGTGCTCCAGTATATATTCTGGGAGGTGTAACGGTAAACGCTTCTTTAGCCACAGATATTGGCGGTTTATATCCAAATTGCACCGGATATTATATAGGAATCAAGAAAGACAGTCAGATAAACAAAAATCGACGCTAA
- a CDS encoding RNA polymerase sigma factor, producing the protein MNHQLKDEELIRMYLNTHQNDYFETLYKRYVTKVYKRCLSLTKDSARAEDYTHDIFLRVYGNLINFKQNSAFSTWLYSISYNYCMDQIRVNNRTNTVSLEDDQDFIFPDSSDQENRESQLQHLDQVMGTISPEEIQMLRMKYDEGLDINEMAQQLRLKNSAVKMRLKRTRDKIRRLYGDQLF; encoded by the coding sequence ATGAATCATCAACTGAAAGATGAGGAACTGATACGAATGTATTTGAATACTCATCAAAATGATTATTTCGAGACCTTATACAAACGTTATGTTACCAAAGTTTACAAGCGGTGCCTGTCGCTAACAAAAGACTCGGCAAGAGCCGAAGATTACACGCACGACATTTTCCTTCGTGTATACGGTAACCTTATCAACTTCAAACAAAATTCGGCCTTTTCGACCTGGTTGTATTCCATTTCGTATAACTACTGTATGGATCAGATTCGGGTTAATAATCGAACGAATACAGTTTCTCTGGAAGACGATCAGGATTTCATCTTTCCCGATTCGTCTGATCAGGAAAACCGGGAAAGCCAGCTACAGCACCTCGATCAGGTAATGGGTACCATTTCGCCCGAGGAAATCCAGATGCTGCGAATGAAATATGACGAAGGGCTGGATATTAACGAAATGGCTCAGCAGTTACGGCTAAAAAACAGCGCCGTAAAAATGCGACTAAAGCGCACCCGCGATAAAATCAGACGCTTATACGGCGATCAGCTTTTTTAG